Proteins encoded by one window of Panicum virgatum strain AP13 chromosome 7N, P.virgatum_v5, whole genome shotgun sequence:
- the LOC120682258 gene encoding UV-B-induced protein At3g17800, chloroplastic-like, which yields MPAWAEAALVLASPSPAAASSSSSSCGVRPRAALESGRLFCKGFPCSMRSKVGFQIDSYRTRTFKIKAKTESGDGYTRLAPLRFESPSGQLLVQILQSHPHLLPATVDQQLENLQSEKDAQKEEVSKVPQDLLYQRIAEVKEKERQNTLEEIIYCWIIYKFMDNDISMTPALTPGAGPVRDISSLPNQEDKLQNIHSPDAFEMIQNHLNLIMGEKIAAPPDTVVEISNLNLGKLYAASIMYGYFLKRVDERFQLEKTMKTLPPNPKQQIVFENLKPNPFWDMESLVQITPDGEEISLDDKESNPNKLRSYVSQLDADTLQRYATIRSNEAVSLIEKQTQSLFGRPDIKVLDDGSVNAKDGKTITITFIELNHLVLEAVAFGSFLWEAESYVESKYHFVNS from the exons ATGCCGGCGTGGGCCGAAGCGGCGCTCGTCCTCGCCTCGCCGtcccccgccgcggcctcgtcgtCTTCCTCGTCATGCGGCGTCAGGCCGCGCGCCGCTTTGGAGTCCGGCAGGCTCTTCTGCAAG GGTTTTCCTTGCAGCATGCGTTCCAAAGTTGGATTCCAAATTGATAGTTACCGTACAAGGACCTTCAAGATTAAAGCAAAAACAGAATCTGGTGATGGCTACACACGGCTTGCTCCACTTAGATTTGAATCTCCGAGTGGCCAACTTCTGGTCCAAATACTACAATCACATCCTCACCTGCTACCTGCTACAGTTGATCAGCAACTTGAAAATCTGCAATCAGAGAAAGATGCCCAAAAGGAAGAAGTTTCAAAAGTTCCTCAGGACCTCCTCTACCA GAGAATCGCAGAAGTCAAAGAGAAGGAAAGGCAGAATACTTTAGAAGAGATCATCTACTGTTGGATTATCTACAAGTTTATGGACAATGACATATCCATGACACCTGCATTAACACCAGGGGCTGGCCCTGTACGCGATATATCTTCGCTGCCTAACCAAGAGGATAAACTGCAAAACATACACTCCCCAGATGCTTTTGAGATGATACAAAACCATCTTAACCTTATCATGGGAGAAAAAATAGCAGCACCACCGGACACTGTTGTGGAGATCAGCAACTTAAATCTTGGAAAGCTTTATGCAGCATCCATCATGTACGGTTACTTCCTTAAGAGGGTAGATGAGCGATTCCAGCTCGAGAAGACTATGAAGACGCTCCCACCAAATCCCAAGCAGCAGATAGTGTTTGAAAACCTGAAACCAAATCCATTCTGGGATATGGAGTCCTTAGTACAGATTACACCTGATGGGGAGGAGATTAGCTTGGACGATAAAGAATCAAATCCGAACAAGTTGAGGTCTTATGTTTCGCAACTGGATGCTGATACATTGCAAAGATACGCAACTATCAGGTCAAATGAAGCTGTCTCACTGATTGAGAAGCAAACTCAATCTTTGTTTGGACGACCAGACATCAAAGTATTGGACGATGGTTCTGTTAATGCAAAGGATGGTAAGACGATAACAATCACATTTATAGAGCTGAATCACCTTGTCTTGGAGGCAGTTGCTTTCGGATCCTTCCTCTGGGAAGCTGAGAGCTATGTAGAATCAAAATACCATTTTGTTAACAGTTGA
- the LOC120683227 gene encoding protein AE7-like → MVLGLINANPVIHEKKERRVRQAPETTDENAVEPIDQLEIFDHIRDIKDPEHPYSLEQLNVVTEDSVELNDERNYVRVTFTPTVEHCSMATVIGLCIRVKLIRSLPPRYKVDIRVAPGSHSTEAAVNKQLNDKERVAAALENPNLLDMVEECLLPTFD, encoded by the exons ATGGTTTTGGGATTGATAAATGCTAACCCTGTAATCCATGAGAAAAAAGAGAGGCGCGTACGACAGGCACCGGAGACCACAGATGAAAATGCAGTAGAGCCTATAGATCAGCTGGAAATATTTG ATCACATTAGAGATATAAAGGATCCAGAGCACCCATATTCATTGGAACAGCTGAATGTGGTAACTGAAGACTCAGTTGAACTGAATGATGAAAGAAATTATGTCAG GGTTACCTTCACCCCCACAGTGGAGCACTGCAGTATGGCAACTGTTATTGGCCTCTGCATACGCGTGAAACTCATTCGGAGCCTCCCTCCTCGTTACAAG GTGGACATAAGGGTAGCCCCTGGATCACACTCCACAGAAGCTgctg TGAATAAGCAACTGAACGACAAGGAACGTGTTGCGGCTGCACTGGAAAACCCAAACCTACTGGACATGGTCGAAGAGTGCTTGTTGCCAACATTTGACTGA